A genomic segment from Pistricoccus aurantiacus encodes:
- a CDS encoding TIGR02444 family protein, giving the protein MSLNSTQLREHLRHLTATGGPSWRLPLWDYALALYAKDGVAAACLHLQDEFGADVCELLWICWLACHDLAPGRDAPLVLAPVRDWQQETTQPLRDLRRRLKPQAVTSGLESLRETVKRAELQSERETLLRLQRLSDRAQGIRLLEPHDPALAARLFEWLPASDKNARQPLAILETRFDRPMVEP; this is encoded by the coding sequence ATGAGCCTGAATTCTACCCAATTACGCGAGCATTTGCGGCATTTGACGGCGACCGGCGGCCCGAGCTGGAGACTGCCGCTCTGGGACTACGCCCTGGCGCTTTACGCCAAGGACGGCGTCGCTGCGGCCTGCCTGCATCTGCAGGATGAGTTCGGCGCGGATGTCTGCGAACTGCTGTGGATCTGCTGGCTGGCCTGTCACGACCTGGCTCCGGGCCGGGATGCACCGCTTGTGCTTGCGCCGGTACGTGATTGGCAGCAGGAGACCACTCAGCCGCTGCGCGACCTGCGCCGGCGGCTCAAGCCTCAGGCCGTGACGTCTGGTCTTGAGTCGCTGCGTGAAACCGTCAAGCGTGCGGAACTGCAATCCGAGCGCGAAACCCTGCTGCGCTTGCAGCGCTTGAGCGACCGGGCCCAGGGAATACGCCTGCTGGAGCCGCATGACCCCGCGCTGGCCGCGCGACTTTTCGAGTGGCTACCTGCCAGCGATAAAAATGCCAGGCAGCCATTGGCCATTCTCGAAACCCGCTTCGATCG
- a CDS encoding ATP-binding cassette domain-containing protein produces the protein MIALRQLGLQRGKQMLLEDTDLTLHDGYKVGIVGANGAGKSSLFKLLLGELAPDKGEVELSGGQRIAHMDQEVAALARGIKDYVLDGDRALRDTERALKDAQAAGDAHREAELHGHIETLDGYSAPARAAQLLVGLGFDQRDLERPLADFSGGWRMRVNLARTLFMPSDLLLLDEPTNHLDLDALLWLEQWLIRYPGTLLLISHDRDFLDAVCGHIVHFDQRKLTLHRGNYSAFEHARAEKFAQQQAQAAKQQARREEIEGFVARFRAQATKARQAQSRLKMLERMETIAVAHIDSPFRFTLPAADKTSHPLLVLDQARLGYRDAAGREAVQLDGVKLTLLPGQRIGLLGPNGAGKSTLIKSLTGELALLAGKRIPGEHLKIGYFAQHQLEGLDITATPFLHVQRLSPTASEQEIRNFLGGFGFPGDAVFGEVARFSGGEKARLALALVAWEKPNLLLLDEPTNHLDLDMREALTEALAAFEGSVILVSHDRHLLRATVDEFWRVADHRLEPFDGDLEDYRAWLKARLEGQRRDARQEKTVSSGGTAKEKMEEKTDRKAARQAAAQRREKLKPLKRQRDKVEREMERVAQELARVESQLADPALYTEASRKQELTDSLARQGELAARHDALEHAWLEAEEALEQLQQALETDA, from the coding sequence ATGATCGCACTGCGTCAACTCGGGCTGCAACGTGGCAAGCAGATGCTGCTCGAGGATACCGACCTGACCCTGCACGATGGCTACAAGGTCGGTATCGTGGGTGCCAACGGCGCCGGCAAGTCGAGCCTGTTCAAGCTGCTGCTGGGAGAACTCGCGCCGGACAAGGGCGAGGTCGAGCTTTCCGGGGGCCAGCGCATCGCTCACATGGATCAGGAAGTGGCTGCCCTGGCGCGTGGCATCAAGGATTACGTGCTGGATGGCGATAGGGCGCTGCGGGACACGGAACGGGCGCTAAAAGACGCCCAGGCGGCGGGAGATGCGCACCGGGAGGCGGAGCTGCACGGCCATATCGAAACTCTGGATGGCTACAGCGCTCCGGCAAGGGCCGCCCAGCTGCTGGTGGGGCTAGGGTTCGACCAACGGGATCTCGAGCGTCCTCTGGCGGATTTTTCCGGCGGCTGGCGAATGCGGGTCAACCTGGCGCGGACCCTGTTCATGCCTTCGGACCTGCTGCTGCTGGATGAGCCCACCAACCACCTGGACCTCGACGCTCTGTTGTGGCTCGAGCAGTGGTTGATACGCTACCCGGGCACGCTTTTGCTGATCTCTCACGATCGGGATTTTCTCGATGCGGTGTGCGGACATATCGTGCATTTCGATCAGCGAAAACTGACGCTTCATCGAGGCAACTACAGCGCCTTCGAACACGCTCGGGCGGAGAAATTCGCTCAGCAGCAGGCCCAGGCCGCCAAGCAGCAGGCGCGCAGGGAGGAGATCGAGGGCTTCGTGGCGCGCTTTCGCGCCCAGGCCACCAAGGCGCGCCAGGCCCAGAGCCGGCTGAAGATGCTCGAGCGCATGGAAACCATCGCCGTGGCGCATATCGATTCCCCCTTTCGTTTTACCTTGCCGGCGGCGGACAAGACTTCGCATCCGCTGCTGGTGCTCGACCAGGCGCGGCTGGGCTATCGCGACGCGGCGGGCCGGGAAGCCGTGCAGCTCGACGGAGTTAAGTTGACGCTGCTGCCTGGCCAGCGTATCGGTCTGCTGGGTCCCAACGGGGCGGGCAAGTCCACCCTGATCAAGTCCTTGACCGGGGAGCTTGCGCTACTGGCGGGCAAGCGCATTCCCGGCGAGCATCTCAAGATCGGCTATTTCGCCCAGCATCAGCTGGAAGGCCTGGATATTACCGCCACGCCCTTCCTGCACGTGCAGCGACTCTCGCCGACCGCCAGCGAGCAGGAGATCCGCAACTTCCTGGGCGGTTTCGGCTTTCCCGGGGATGCGGTATTCGGCGAGGTGGCGCGCTTCTCCGGCGGCGAGAAGGCACGGCTGGCCCTGGCCCTGGTAGCCTGGGAAAAGCCCAATCTGCTGCTGCTGGACGAGCCCACCAACCACCTGGATCTGGACATGCGCGAGGCCTTGACCGAGGCCCTGGCCGCCTTCGAGGGCAGCGTGATCCTGGTGTCCCACGATCGGCATCTGCTGCGGGCCACGGTGGACGAGTTCTGGCGGGTGGCGGATCACCGTCTCGAACCTTTCGATGGCGACCTGGAGGATTACCGCGCCTGGCTCAAGGCGCGGCTGGAAGGTCAGCGCCGGGACGCACGCCAGGAAAAAACCGTTTCGTCTGGCGGCACGGCGAAAGAAAAAATGGAAGAAAAGACGGATCGCAAGGCGGCGCGTCAGGCCGCCGCCCAGCGCCGGGAAAAGCTCAAGCCCCTGAAGCGTCAGCGGGACAAGGTGGAACGGGAAATGGAACGAGTCGCGCAAGAGCTCGCCCGGGTGGAGTCGCAGCTGGCGGACCCGGCGCTCTATACCGAGGCTTCGCGCAAGCAGGAGCTTACCGATAGCCTGGCTCGCCAAGGCGAGCTCGCCGCCCGGCACGACGCTTTGGAACACGCCTGGCTGGAAGCGGAGGAGGCGCTGGAACAGCTGCAGCAGGCGTTGGAGACCGACGCTTGA
- the dtd gene encoding D-aminoacyl-tRNA deacylase: MKALIQRVRQAQVAVDGKPIGAIEQGLVALIGIDKGDDETKAEKLLHKLLNYRVFSDDDGKMNLDLRQIDGGLLLVSQFTLSADTRKGLRPSFSSAAPPAEGERLFNYLVEKARGQWDKVATGEFGADMQVSLVNDGPVTFLLES, encoded by the coding sequence ATGAAAGCCTTGATCCAGCGGGTTCGCCAGGCACAGGTCGCCGTCGACGGCAAGCCGATAGGCGCCATCGAGCAAGGACTGGTCGCCCTGATCGGCATCGACAAGGGTGACGACGAGACCAAGGCGGAAAAACTGCTTCACAAGCTACTGAACTATCGTGTATTCAGCGACGATGACGGCAAGATGAACCTCGACCTGCGGCAAATCGATGGCGGTTTGCTGCTGGTGTCCCAGTTCACCCTGTCCGCGGATACCCGCAAGGGGCTACGCCCGAGCTTTTCCAGCGCCGCTCCACCGGCGGAGGGGGAGCGGCTTTTCAACTATCTGGTCGAGAAGGCGCGCGGCCAGTGGGACAAGGTCGCCACCGGCGAATTCGGCGCGGACATGCAGGTCAGCCTGGTCAACGACGGCCCGGTGACCTTTTTGCTGGAAAGCTGA
- the thiD gene encoding bifunctional hydroxymethylpyrimidine kinase/phosphomethylpyrimidine kinase has product MKQRIDTAPASREATIANVLTIAGSDPSGGAGIQADLKTFSALGTYGTSVITALTAQNTQGVKGVFPVPADFIAIQLKTLLEDVPITAVKIGMVASREVAETIRDVLAKSPPRWIVLDPVMVAKSGDTLVDEKGIRAVREILVPLSDLITPNLPEASMLLDKPTPTSRRDMEALSADLTGLGAANVLLKGGHLHDEGCPDLLIQETSFRWLEGPRIETRNLHGTGCSLSSAIAACLAKGQDVPDAVETAKQWLGEALKASHRLSVGSGQGPVHHFHAWW; this is encoded by the coding sequence ATGAAGCAGCGTATCGACACAGCCCCCGCTTCCCGCGAAGCCACGATTGCCAACGTCCTGACCATCGCCGGCTCCGACCCCAGCGGCGGCGCCGGCATTCAGGCGGACCTCAAGACCTTTTCCGCGCTGGGCACCTACGGCACCAGCGTCATTACCGCGCTTACCGCCCAGAACACCCAAGGCGTCAAGGGCGTTTTTCCCGTCCCGGCGGACTTTATTGCGATCCAGCTCAAGACCCTGCTGGAAGATGTGCCCATCACCGCAGTAAAAATCGGCATGGTGGCAAGCCGAGAGGTGGCGGAGACGATTCGCGACGTCCTGGCCAAGTCTCCGCCCCGCTGGATCGTGCTAGACCCGGTAATGGTGGCGAAAAGCGGCGACACCCTGGTCGACGAGAAAGGCATTCGAGCAGTGCGGGAGATCCTCGTGCCCCTTTCGGATCTGATCACGCCAAATTTGCCGGAGGCATCAATGCTGCTGGACAAGCCGACACCCACAAGCCGTCGGGACATGGAGGCGTTGAGTGCCGATCTGACCGGGCTGGGCGCCGCCAATGTCCTGCTCAAGGGGGGGCATCTTCACGACGAGGGCTGCCCGGACCTATTGATTCAGGAAACGTCGTTTCGCTGGCTCGAAGGCCCGCGTATCGAGACACGAAATCTTCACGGCACCGGCTGCTCCCTGTCTTCCGCCATCGCCGCCTGTCTGGCCAAGGGTCAGGATGTGCCCGACGCGGTGGAAACCGCCAAGCAGTGGCTGGGTGAAGCCTTGAAGGCCAGCCATCGACTGAGCGTCGGTAGCGGTCAAGGGCCGGTGCATCATTTTCATGCCTGGTGGTAG
- a CDS encoding NADH-quinone oxidoreductase subunit A — MNDATSLLAEYWAIGFFVFAVIALCAFMIIAASLLGGRSQGRSKNIPFESGIIGAGSARQRFSIQFYMVAMLFVIFDIEAVFLFAWAISVREVGWAGFWGAAIFIIILLAGLIYDSRVGALSWAPQGSDKLHRGSSGKAQARRAPSETQQQR, encoded by the coding sequence ATGAATGATGCCACCTCACTGCTCGCCGAATACTGGGCCATTGGATTCTTTGTTTTCGCGGTAATCGCCCTTTGTGCCTTCATGATCATCGCCGCCAGCCTGCTCGGTGGGCGAAGCCAAGGCCGCAGCAAGAATATTCCCTTCGAAAGCGGCATCATCGGTGCCGGCAGCGCGCGCCAGCGCTTTTCCATCCAGTTCTATATGGTCGCGATGCTCTTCGTGATCTTCGATATCGAAGCGGTTTTCCTGTTCGCCTGGGCGATTTCCGTGCGTGAGGTCGGCTGGGCGGGATTCTGGGGGGCGGCAATCTTCATCATTATTCTGTTGGCGGGTCTGATTTACGATAGTCGAGTCGGCGCCCTCAGTTGGGCGCCTCAGGGCAGCGACAAGCTACACCGGGGGTCGTCCGGCAAGGCGCAGGCAAGGCGTGCCCCGAGCGAGACTCAGCAGCAGCGTTAG